The genome window CAGCCGTCGACCAGAAGGGATCCGCACGTGACTGTCGTGCTGGCCGTGCGCTGCAAGGACGGACTCGTCATCGGCGCCGACACCCAGATCACCGAGAGCGACCGGGGCATGAGTTACCCGGCTCAGAAACTGCACCCCCTGGGCGACCACGCCGCGTGGGGTGGCAGCGGTGCGCGCGGGGTACTGGGTGAACTGGCGGCGGAACTGAGCGCCTCCGCCGGTGAGGTGATCGAGGCCGACGACGTCGGCAAGGCGATCCAGGCCCGTGCGCTGCCGATCTTCAAGCACCACTACGACAACTTCATCGAGGACGTACCGGGGGAGGAGACCGAGGGGACCCCGTCGGCGTACGTGCTCGCTGCCGGGTACAGCGGGGACACGCCGTGGATCGTGTCGATCAACCCGACCGGCCTGATCGGTCGCTACGAGGACGTCGGGTTCCACGCCATCGGCAGCGGCGCGCCGATGGCGCAGCAGGCCGGCGCGCTCCTGGCCCACTTCCGCATGGTGGAGCGTCCGGTTCACTACGGGGTGCTCGGCATCATCCGGGTCATCGACGCGCTCGCGATCACCTCACCCAGCGTCGGCGGGCCGCTCGACGTGTGCCGGATCACCGTCGACGGTGCGCACCACCTCGATGACGACGAGATCCTCGCCGCCCGCGAAGAGGTCCAACGGTGGATCGATCGCGAGCAGGAGGTCCTGGACGGCCTGCTCGACTGACGGCGGTGCGTCCGAGCCACGGACGCGGGCGCGCCGGTTAACGTCGTGCGTCCGCGCACGAGGAGCCGATCCTGGACACGCTCGAGTTGTTGGACCACCTGGTCGGCATGGACACCACCGCGCGGCACCCCAACCTGCGGTTGCTCGGTTTCGTCGAGGCGCTGCTCGACGAGCACGGTGTGCCGCACGAACGGGTGGTCAGTCCCGACGGCAGCTGCGCCAACCTGATCGCCCGCATCGGACCCGAGGTCGAGGGCGGCGTGGTCCTGTCCGGGCACACCGACTGCGTGCCCGTCGTCGGTCAGCCCTGGACCCGCGACCCGTTCACCATGCACCGGGCCGACGACGGCCGCCTGTACGGCCGCGGGGTCACGGACATGAAGGGCTTCCTCGCGGTGGTCCTCGCGGCCGTGCCCCGGATGGTCGCCGCGGGGCTGCGCCGACCCGTACTACTCGCCTTCTCCTACGACGAGGAGGTGGGGACGGTCGGTGCGCCCAGCCTGGTCGAGCGCCTGGTCGCGACCCAGCCGCGTCCCGAGGCGGTGATCATCGGTGAGCCGACGTCCATGGAAGTCGTCACCGCCCACAAGGGCGTGCGCGCCTTCACCACGATCGTGCACGGCCGCGACGCCCACTCGAGCCAGCCACACCGGGCCGCCAACGCCGTGGCGGCGGCGGCGCGGATCGCCACCTTCGTCGACGACCTGGCCCTACGGCACGAGGCTGCTGGCGCCGACCCGCGGTTCGACCCGCCCTACACCACCTTCAACGTCGCCACCGTGGTGGGCGGTCAGGCCATCAACATCGTGCCGCGTCGGTGCGAGCTCGCCTGGGAGTACCGGCCGGTCCCCGCAGACGACGGGAACGCCATCGTCGACGAGGTGCGCCGGTTCGCGCAGGACGAGGTGCTGCCGCGGTTGCGACGGGGGGACGGCTCGGGCGAGATCGAGTTCGTCGTCGAAGCCATGGCCCGTGCGCTCGCGGACGAGGACGGGGGGCCGGCGGAGACCCTGTGCCGCGAACTGACCGGCTACACGGGGCCGGCCAGGACGGTCGCGTTCGGCACCGACGGCGGCCACTTCCAGGCCGCCGGGCTCTCGACCGTGGTGTGCGGGCCGGGCTCCATCGATCAGGCGCACATCGCCGACGAGTGGATCGAGGGCGCCGAGCTGACCGCTGCCGAGCGCTTCGTGGACGGGGTCATCGAGCGCCTCGCCAGCGACTGACGTTCCGCCGGCGATCAGACGGCGCAGCTGCCGTCCGCGCATGCCTCGGCGGCGCCGTGCTCGTGCCCA of Egicoccus sp. AB-alg6-2 contains these proteins:
- a CDS encoding proteasome protein, with translation MTVVLAVRCKDGLVIGADTQITESDRGMSYPAQKLHPLGDHAAWGGSGARGVLGELAAELSASAGEVIEADDVGKAIQARALPIFKHHYDNFIEDVPGEETEGTPSAYVLAAGYSGDTPWIVSINPTGLIGRYEDVGFHAIGSGAPMAQQAGALLAHFRMVERPVHYGVLGIIRVIDALAITSPSVGGPLDVCRITVDGAHHLDDDEILAAREEVQRWIDREQEVLDGLLD
- the argE gene encoding acetylornithine deacetylase — encoded protein: MDTLELLDHLVGMDTTARHPNLRLLGFVEALLDEHGVPHERVVSPDGSCANLIARIGPEVEGGVVLSGHTDCVPVVGQPWTRDPFTMHRADDGRLYGRGVTDMKGFLAVVLAAVPRMVAAGLRRPVLLAFSYDEEVGTVGAPSLVERLVATQPRPEAVIIGEPTSMEVVTAHKGVRAFTTIVHGRDAHSSQPHRAANAVAAAARIATFVDDLALRHEAAGADPRFDPPYTTFNVATVVGGQAINIVPRRCELAWEYRPVPADDGNAIVDEVRRFAQDEVLPRLRRGDGSGEIEFVVEAMARALADEDGGPAETLCRELTGYTGPARTVAFGTDGGHFQAAGLSTVVCGPGSIDQAHIADEWIEGAELTAAERFVDGVIERLASD